In one Vibrio echinoideorum genomic region, the following are encoded:
- a CDS encoding AAA family ATPase produces the protein MITQSLDSLMSSPESQNLSFSLKGLLKGHVGMLIAAPNVGKSHLALCIAMEHASSMSLLGMSAADKPAKTLVLSSEDGAGVIQSRMKEKLANCTVTIKSELKNNLHFLTDLEPIVIPPDSSVQEQTEHKQYLEQLKQTFSEFDLVIVDTVTESIGRCEEVKHDRLIKNIFQNLASESGASLLLVHHVNKDEIRGNQEITMASGAGLTSIMRLTKCLFTLKRNKESLSIKYLKSNYLPENENQEFAVEVRQNLTINPLVFSLKSKASKPARSAQSIKQSPKKITLPGTIPEQEEIEERKNLRDVL, from the coding sequence ATGATCACTCAATCTCTTGATAGCTTGATGTCTTCACCTGAAAGTCAGAACCTAAGCTTCAGTTTGAAAGGTTTACTTAAAGGACATGTTGGCATGCTGATTGCCGCGCCTAACGTTGGTAAATCTCACCTAGCTCTTTGCATAGCAATGGAACACGCTTCTTCAATGTCTTTACTTGGGATGAGTGCAGCCGACAAACCAGCAAAAACTTTGGTATTGAGTTCAGAAGACGGAGCCGGCGTGATTCAATCTCGCATGAAAGAAAAGTTGGCTAATTGCACTGTCACTATAAAGTCAGAGCTAAAAAACAATCTCCACTTTCTTACTGACCTTGAACCGATAGTGATTCCACCCGATAGCTCGGTCCAAGAACAGACAGAACATAAGCAGTATTTAGAACAACTCAAACAAACCTTCTCTGAATTCGACTTAGTGATCGTCGACACTGTAACGGAATCAATAGGCCGTTGTGAGGAAGTAAAACACGATCGCTTAATCAAAAATATTTTTCAGAACCTTGCCAGTGAATCAGGTGCCAGTTTGTTGCTTGTTCATCATGTGAATAAAGATGAAATCCGCGGTAACCAAGAAATTACCATGGCTTCAGGTGCCGGTTTAACGTCGATAATGCGACTAACAAAGTGCTTGTTTACGTTAAAGAGAAACAAAGAATCGTTGTCGATCAAATACCTTAAGAGCAATTATTTACCTGAAAATGAAAATCAAGAGTTCGCGGTTGAAGTGAGACAAAACCTCACTATTAATCCACTGGTATTCAGTTTGAAATCGAAGGCGTCTAAGCCTGCGCGTTCAGCGCAAAGCATCAAGCAGAGCCCTAAAAAAATCACGCTGCCCGGGACGATTCCAGAACAAGAAGAAATAGAAGAGCGTAAAAACCTCAGGGACGTTTTGTAA